A region from the Sandaracinus amylolyticus genome encodes:
- the hscB gene encoding Fe-S protein assembly co-chaperone HscB, with amino-acid sequence MSTDPFRTLGLPARFDLDAQEIERRYRELQKALHPDRFVGASAQERRLSLSKAVEVNEAYRTLRDDLARARALLALRGHDVKDGQPADPEFLMDVMERREALSEARSARDVGKARALAEKVRRENDRARQEITTLFEREAEPARIADVLSKMRYYRRFLDEVEVIEEEALS; translated from the coding sequence ATGAGCACCGACCCGTTCCGCACGCTGGGCCTTCCGGCGCGCTTCGATCTCGACGCGCAGGAGATCGAGCGTCGATATCGCGAGCTGCAGAAGGCCCTGCACCCCGACCGCTTCGTCGGCGCGAGCGCGCAGGAGCGCCGCCTCTCGCTGAGCAAGGCCGTCGAGGTGAACGAGGCGTACCGCACGTTGCGCGACGATCTCGCGCGCGCTCGCGCGCTGCTCGCGCTCCGCGGCCACGACGTGAAGGACGGCCAGCCCGCCGACCCCGAGTTCCTGATGGACGTGATGGAGCGACGCGAGGCGCTCTCCGAGGCGCGCAGCGCGCGCGACGTCGGGAAGGCACGCGCGCTCGCGGAGAAGGTGCGTCGCGAGAACGATCGCGCGCGCCAGGAGATCACCACGCTCTTCGAGCGCGAGGCGGAGCCCGCGCGCATCGCCGACGTGCTCTCGAAGATGCGCTACTACCGCCGCTTCCTCGACGAGGTCGAGGTCATCGAAGAAGAGGCGCTCTCGTGA
- a CDS encoding 2Fe-2S iron-sulfur cluster-binding protein has translation MPKVRFVKENLEVEVPQGTSILEAAKKIGAPEGDRCGGVCACSTCHVYVVKGFDATSEMEDEEFDILDKAFDVRPSSRLGCQAKIQGDVAVEISDESFQAFLDEHPDEKAAAKKLRER, from the coding sequence ATGCCGAAGGTCCGGTTCGTGAAGGAGAACCTCGAGGTCGAAGTCCCCCAGGGCACGTCGATCCTCGAGGCCGCGAAGAAGATCGGCGCGCCCGAGGGCGATCGCTGTGGCGGCGTGTGCGCGTGCTCGACCTGCCACGTCTACGTCGTGAAGGGCTTCGACGCGACGTCGGAGATGGAGGACGAGGAGTTCGACATCCTCGACAAGGCATTCGACGTACGCCCGTCGTCGCGGCTCGGATGCCAGGCGAAGATCCAGGGCGACGTCGCGGTCGAGATCAGCGACGAGAGCTTCCAGGCGTTCCTCGACGAGCACCCGGACGAGAAGGCCGCCGCGAAGAAGCTCAGGGAGCGCTGA
- a CDS encoding putative metal-binding motif-containing protein yields the protein MRRRLVRISPLLVLAASALAAGCETPLECGELLRQAPDRRICVCPNGGEYRDGLCHRDGSVVPLDGMTWDDAGVETTEDSGIDSGPACEERTFHRDADGDGFGDRASSIRSCDAPEGYVEDDRDCDDDCEACGPEGTEVCDADLKDEDCDGASNEADAGCTCIPGSAPVQCGTTDVGECSYGTQRCVDGTYGECEGVVSPVDEICNGVDDDCDERVDESVTTTFYRDADGDTYGNAAMTMQACAAPSGYVARAMDCNDSCSACHPGRAETCDGENNDCDTATDEGVLQTFYRDLDGDTFGSATSPMTACAAPAGYVANDDDCNDSCGSCRPGGTEVCDGLDNDCAGGVDNGVRTTFYADCDGDTFAASGAVTTSACEPPSAAPAACGAGGSWTDRAPTTGQTDCADSNSSAFPGQTQYFGSPIAGAPASRDFDYDCDNVETRRYTLTNVTACGGGTESQCRSRSGWSGSTTPACGAEAQHLECLPPISGSSCAGLGPRAVAQRCR from the coding sequence ATGCGTCGACGTCTCGTTCGGATCTCTCCTCTCCTCGTGCTCGCGGCGAGCGCCTTGGCCGCCGGTTGCGAGACACCGCTCGAGTGCGGAGAGCTGCTCCGCCAAGCACCCGACCGGCGGATCTGCGTGTGCCCCAATGGCGGTGAGTACCGCGACGGTCTCTGCCATCGCGACGGCAGCGTCGTGCCGCTCGACGGCATGACGTGGGACGACGCAGGCGTGGAAACGACCGAGGACTCGGGGATCGACTCGGGGCCCGCGTGCGAAGAGCGAACCTTTCATCGCGATGCCGACGGCGACGGCTTCGGTGATCGCGCGAGCTCGATCAGGTCCTGCGACGCGCCCGAGGGCTACGTCGAAGACGATCGCGACTGCGACGACGACTGCGAGGCGTGCGGGCCCGAGGGCACCGAGGTCTGTGACGCGGACCTGAAGGACGAAGACTGCGACGGCGCGAGCAACGAGGCCGACGCTGGATGCACGTGCATTCCTGGCAGCGCGCCGGTGCAGTGCGGCACGACGGACGTCGGCGAGTGCAGCTACGGGACGCAGCGATGCGTCGACGGAACGTACGGTGAGTGCGAGGGCGTCGTATCGCCGGTCGACGAGATCTGCAACGGTGTCGACGACGACTGCGACGAGCGCGTCGACGAGTCGGTGACCACGACGTTCTATCGCGATGCCGACGGCGACACGTACGGCAACGCTGCGATGACGATGCAGGCGTGTGCGGCACCGAGCGGCTACGTCGCGCGCGCGATGGACTGCAACGACTCGTGCTCGGCGTGTCACCCCGGGCGCGCCGAGACGTGTGACGGCGAGAACAACGACTGCGACACGGCGACGGACGAAGGTGTGCTCCAGACCTTCTACCGCGATCTGGACGGCGACACGTTCGGCAGCGCGACCAGCCCGATGACGGCGTGCGCTGCTCCGGCCGGATACGTCGCGAACGACGACGACTGCAACGACTCGTGTGGATCGTGTCGGCCGGGCGGCACCGAGGTCTGCGACGGCCTGGACAACGACTGCGCGGGTGGCGTCGACAACGGCGTCCGAACGACGTTCTACGCGGACTGTGACGGTGACACGTTCGCGGCGAGCGGCGCCGTCACCACGAGCGCCTGCGAGCCCCCCAGCGCCGCGCCGGCGGCGTGCGGCGCCGGAGGATCGTGGACCGACCGGGCGCCCACGACCGGGCAGACGGACTGCGCGGACTCGAACAGCAGCGCGTTCCCCGGACAGACGCAGTACTTCGGCTCGCCCATCGCGGGCGCACCGGCGTCGCGCGACTTCGACTACGACTGCGACAACGTCGAGACGCGGCGCTACACGCTCACGAACGTGACGGCCTGTGGCGGCGGTACGGAGTCGCAGTGTCGCAGCCGGAGTGGCTGGAGCGGAAGCACGACGCCGGCATGCGGTGCAGAGGCCCAGCACCTCGAGTGTCTGCCCCCCATCTCGGGCTCGTCGTGTGCGGGGCTCGGCCCGCGCGCGGTCGCCCAACGTTGCCGCTGA
- the iscU gene encoding Fe-S cluster assembly scaffold IscU, giving the protein MAYSNKVIDHYENPRNVGTLDKEDDTVGTGLVGAPACGDVMRLQLKVNPETNVIEDAKFKTFGCGSAIASSSLATEWVKGKTVDEAMSLKNTEIVKELNLPPVKIHCSVLAEDAIKSAIEDYRRKQAAKKAEQK; this is encoded by the coding sequence ATGGCGTATTCGAACAAGGTCATCGATCACTACGAGAACCCGCGGAACGTCGGGACGCTCGACAAGGAAGACGACACGGTCGGCACCGGGCTCGTCGGCGCGCCGGCGTGCGGCGACGTGATGCGCCTGCAGCTCAAGGTGAACCCCGAGACGAACGTCATCGAGGACGCGAAGTTCAAGACGTTCGGCTGCGGCAGCGCGATCGCGTCGAGCTCGCTCGCGACCGAGTGGGTCAAGGGCAAGACCGTCGACGAGGCGATGTCGCTCAAGAACACCGAGATCGTGAAGGAGCTCAACCTCCCGCCGGTGAAGATCCACTGCTCGGTGCTCGCCGAGGACGCGATCAAGAGCGCGATCGAGGACTACCGTCGCAAGCAGGCCGCGAAGAAGGCCGAGCAGAAGTAA
- a CDS encoding IscS subfamily cysteine desulfurase, which yields MTLKLPIYMDNHATTPVDPRVLEAMMPFFTSHFGNAASRNHAFGWAAEEAVEYARDQVAKLIGAGSSKEIVFTSGATESDNLAIKGVAHFYKEKGDHIITSRTEHKAVLDTCKRLEREGFRVTYLDVDQKGQVSPDDVKKALTDKTILVSIMLCNNEIGTVQPIAEIGKLTRERGILFHTDAVQGAGRMEFDVEKMNVDLASLSAHKMYGPKGVGALYVRRSKPRVRIVAEMDGGGHERGMRSGTLNVPGIVGMGKASEILVKEYEKDRAHSFGLRERLRKKLFDNIEQIHLNGADDPWRHPGNLNVSFSFVEGEAMLMAIKDVAVSSGSACTSASLEPSYVLRALGVDEELAHSSIRFGLGRFNTEEEVDYVADLVIRQVKRLREMSPLYEMWKDGVDLKTIQWTAH from the coding sequence ATGACGCTCAAGCTTCCGATCTACATGGACAACCACGCCACGACGCCCGTCGACCCGCGGGTGCTCGAGGCGATGATGCCGTTCTTCACCTCGCACTTCGGCAACGCCGCATCGCGCAACCACGCGTTCGGCTGGGCCGCGGAGGAGGCCGTCGAGTACGCGCGCGATCAGGTCGCGAAGCTGATCGGCGCGGGCAGCTCGAAGGAGATCGTCTTCACCTCGGGCGCCACCGAGAGCGACAACCTCGCGATCAAGGGCGTCGCCCACTTCTACAAGGAGAAGGGCGATCACATCATCACGTCGCGCACCGAGCACAAAGCGGTGCTCGACACGTGCAAGCGCCTCGAGCGCGAGGGCTTCCGCGTCACGTACCTCGACGTCGATCAGAAGGGCCAGGTCTCGCCCGACGACGTGAAGAAGGCGCTGACCGACAAGACGATCCTCGTCTCGATCATGCTCTGCAACAACGAGATCGGGACGGTCCAGCCGATCGCCGAGATCGGCAAGCTCACGCGCGAGCGCGGCATCCTGTTCCACACCGACGCGGTGCAGGGCGCGGGTCGCATGGAGTTCGACGTCGAGAAGATGAACGTCGATCTCGCGAGCCTCTCGGCGCACAAGATGTACGGCCCGAAGGGCGTGGGCGCGCTCTACGTGCGCCGCAGCAAGCCGCGGGTGCGCATCGTCGCGGAGATGGACGGCGGCGGTCACGAGCGCGGCATGCGCTCGGGCACGCTCAACGTCCCGGGGATCGTCGGCATGGGCAAGGCTTCCGAGATCCTCGTGAAGGAGTACGAGAAGGACCGCGCGCACTCGTTCGGTCTGCGCGAGCGGCTTCGCAAGAAGCTCTTCGACAACATCGAGCAGATCCACCTGAACGGCGCCGACGATCCGTGGCGCCACCCGGGCAACCTCAACGTCTCGTTCTCGTTCGTCGAGGGCGAGGCGATGCTGATGGCGATCAAGGACGTCGCCGTGAGCTCGGGCAGCGCGTGCACGAGCGCGAGCCTCGAGCCGAGCTACGTGCTGCGCGCGCTGGGCGTCGACGAAGAGCTCGCGCACTCGTCGATCCGCTTCGGCCTCGGCCGGTTCAACACGGAAGAGGAAGTCGACTACGTCGCCGACCTCGTGATTCGCCAGGTGAAGCGCCTGCGCGAGATGTCGCCGCTCTACGAGATGTGGAAGGACGGCGTCGACCTCAAGACGATCCAGTGGACGGCCCACTGA
- a CDS encoding MerR family transcriptional regulator, translating to MTTRFELPPGKTVRRLPIAADVASPRVETCTTHDVEPLRVGELAKRTGKTVRALHLYEEIGLLEPARRTDAGYRLYSSDSVTRVEWITRLQDAGLSLPEIRDLLASWGSSGSAPGAMKKVTEVFEQKLDETRAQIARLHELERELVRSLEYLATCDSCQPQRVVHECPSCDRHDEGTHPPVLVAGFHPTASDGAE from the coding sequence GTGACCACTCGATTCGAGCTCCCGCCCGGCAAGACCGTGCGCCGCCTGCCCATCGCGGCGGACGTGGCGTCGCCGCGCGTCGAGACGTGCACGACGCACGACGTCGAGCCGCTCCGGGTCGGCGAGCTCGCCAAGCGCACCGGCAAGACCGTCCGCGCGCTGCACCTCTACGAAGAGATCGGCCTGCTCGAGCCCGCGCGCCGCACCGACGCCGGCTATCGGCTCTACTCGTCGGACTCGGTCACTCGCGTCGAGTGGATCACGCGCCTGCAGGACGCCGGTCTCTCGCTCCCCGAGATCCGCGATCTCCTCGCGAGCTGGGGCTCGAGCGGCTCCGCGCCCGGCGCGATGAAGAAGGTCACCGAGGTCTTCGAGCAGAAGCTCGACGAGACCCGCGCGCAGATCGCGCGCCTGCACGAGCTCGAGCGCGAGCTCGTGCGCAGCCTCGAGTACCTCGCGACGTGCGACAGCTGCCAGCCGCAGCGCGTCGTGCACGAGTGCCCGAGCTGCGATCGCCACGACGAAGGAACGCATCCGCCGGTGCTCGTCGCCGGCTTCCATCCGACCGCCTCCGACGGCGCGGAGTGA
- a CDS encoding HesB/IscA family protein, which produces MEAHESSTPETTEPVSTPAKDIDLTPKAVEMAKKAIERRGTPTAALRLGVRGGGCSGASYVIEFADRIRDRDHVFEFEGGALKVVVDPKSLVYLRGSVLDYEVKLMSHGFKFQNPNEKKGCGCGESFSI; this is translated from the coding sequence ATGGAAGCGCACGAGAGCAGCACGCCCGAGACGACCGAGCCGGTGAGCACGCCGGCGAAGGACATCGATCTCACGCCGAAGGCGGTCGAGATGGCGAAGAAGGCCATCGAGCGCCGCGGCACGCCCACGGCCGCGCTGCGCCTCGGCGTTCGTGGCGGCGGCTGCTCGGGCGCGAGCTACGTGATCGAGTTCGCGGATCGGATCCGTGATCGCGATCACGTGTTCGAGTTCGAGGGTGGCGCGCTGAAGGTCGTGGTCGACCCGAAGAGCCTCGTGTACCTGCGCGGCTCGGTGCTCGACTACGAGGTGAAGCTGATGAGCCACGGCTTCAAGTTCCAGAACCCGAACGAGAAGAAGGGCTGCGGCTGCGGCGAGAGCTTCTCGATCTGA
- the hscA gene encoding Fe-S protein assembly chaperone HscA: MSLLQIHDPAAKPTAIGIDLGTTNSLVAYVSPTGAPVVIRDCDGHALVPSVVHYTGERVVVVGHRAQELALDHPRDTIVSVKRFMGRGADDPETRRMGPYRFASESGPVVRFEVGEGRVVTPIEVSAEILRELKERAEDDLGSVGGAVITVPAYFDDAQRQATKDAAKLAGLEVLRLLNEPTAAALAYGLDKKQNGRFAVYDLGGGTFDVTILDLDDGVFQVRSTGGDSQLGGDDMDRALAEKVLVALGRDDTSPHAVRYALHAARSIKHALTDHDTVETELEHDGAKTTFRITRADFDAVIKPLLERTGIACRRALRDAQTTPDRIDGVILVGGATRVPAVRAYVASMFGKEPLADIDPDLVVAMGAAAQADMLGGSGPREDVLLLDVLPLSLGIEAMGGVVERILPRNTAIPCEAAQVFTTYAENQTGFEIHVVQGERELAEDCRSLARFTLKGIPPMPAGLPRLEVRFRVDADGILHVSAQERTTGLTQDVEVKPSYGLDDAAIEKMLMDAYEHGEDDIAARTLREQKVEAERVLHATEKALTEDGDLLESSERTVIDRAMQRLRDAAAKDEHRIIAARIEELDDATHAFAGRRMDRSIKNALAGRELETIEKDTASAKGIDAHMPPEARDD; the protein is encoded by the coding sequence GTGAGCCTGCTGCAGATCCACGACCCGGCCGCGAAGCCCACTGCGATCGGGATCGACCTCGGGACGACGAACTCGCTCGTCGCGTACGTGTCGCCGACCGGCGCGCCGGTGGTGATCCGCGACTGCGACGGTCACGCGCTCGTGCCGAGCGTCGTGCACTACACGGGCGAGCGCGTCGTGGTCGTCGGTCATCGCGCGCAGGAGCTCGCGCTCGATCATCCGCGCGACACGATCGTCAGCGTGAAGCGCTTCATGGGGCGCGGCGCCGACGATCCCGAGACGCGGCGCATGGGCCCGTACCGCTTCGCGAGCGAGAGCGGCCCGGTGGTGCGCTTCGAGGTCGGCGAGGGCAGGGTGGTCACGCCGATCGAGGTGAGCGCCGAGATCCTGCGCGAGCTGAAGGAGCGCGCGGAAGACGATCTCGGTAGCGTCGGTGGCGCCGTGATCACCGTGCCCGCGTACTTCGACGACGCACAGCGACAGGCGACGAAGGACGCCGCGAAGCTCGCGGGGCTCGAGGTGCTGCGGCTCCTCAACGAGCCCACCGCGGCGGCGCTCGCGTACGGCCTCGACAAGAAGCAGAACGGGCGCTTCGCGGTCTACGATCTCGGCGGCGGCACGTTCGACGTGACGATCCTCGATCTCGACGACGGCGTGTTCCAGGTGCGCTCGACCGGCGGCGACAGCCAGCTCGGCGGCGACGACATGGATCGCGCGCTCGCGGAGAAGGTGCTCGTGGCGCTCGGTCGCGACGACACGAGCCCTCACGCGGTCCGCTACGCGCTGCACGCCGCGCGCTCGATCAAGCACGCGCTCACCGATCACGACACCGTCGAGACCGAGCTGGAGCACGACGGCGCGAAGACGACGTTCCGCATCACGCGCGCGGACTTCGACGCGGTGATCAAGCCGCTGCTCGAGCGCACCGGCATCGCGTGCCGTCGCGCGCTGCGCGATGCGCAGACCACGCCGGATCGGATCGACGGAGTGATCCTCGTCGGTGGCGCGACGCGCGTGCCCGCGGTCCGTGCGTACGTCGCCTCGATGTTCGGCAAGGAGCCTCTCGCCGACATCGATCCCGACCTCGTCGTCGCGATGGGCGCGGCCGCGCAGGCCGACATGCTCGGTGGGAGCGGACCGCGCGAGGACGTGCTGCTGCTCGACGTGCTCCCGCTCTCGCTCGGCATCGAGGCGATGGGCGGCGTGGTGGAGCGCATCCTCCCGCGCAACACGGCGATCCCGTGCGAGGCGGCGCAGGTCTTCACGACCTACGCCGAGAACCAGACCGGCTTCGAGATCCACGTGGTGCAGGGTGAGCGTGAGCTCGCGGAGGACTGTCGCTCGCTCGCGCGCTTCACGCTGAAAGGCATCCCGCCGATGCCTGCGGGCCTGCCGCGCCTCGAGGTGCGCTTCCGCGTCGACGCCGACGGCATCCTCCACGTGAGCGCGCAGGAGCGCACGACGGGCCTCACGCAGGACGTCGAGGTGAAGCCGAGCTACGGGCTCGACGACGCCGCGATCGAGAAGATGCTGATGGACGCGTACGAGCACGGCGAGGACGACATCGCCGCGCGCACGCTCCGCGAGCAGAAGGTCGAGGCGGAGCGCGTCCTGCACGCGACCGAGAAGGCGCTCACCGAGGACGGCGATCTCCTCGAGTCGAGCGAGCGCACCGTCATCGATCGCGCGATGCAGCGTCTTCGTGATGCGGCCGCGAAGGACGAGCACCGCATCATCGCGGCGCGCATCGAAGAGCTCGACGACGCGACCCACGCGTTCGCCGGGCGCCGTATGGATCGTTCGATCAAGAACGCGCTCGCGGGCCGCGAGCTCGAGACGATCGAGAAGGACACCGCGTCGGCGAAGGGCATCGACGCGCACATGCCTCCCGAGGCGAGAGACGACTGA
- a CDS encoding CopD family protein: protein MLREISLVLHIVGVLLWIGGSASAAWTAAQLALVSSAEQRKEGLLAVRRALLAIVTPGLLLAWAGGLTMFFTALDVYSRAGWMHGKLTIGIVVAALHGVLVARVRKGASGEREVSQGFFGGVAMTIVVLAAVVVALVIFRPGS from the coding sequence ATGCTCCGCGAGATCTCGCTCGTCCTGCACATCGTCGGCGTGCTGCTGTGGATCGGCGGCAGCGCCAGCGCGGCCTGGACCGCGGCGCAGCTCGCGCTCGTGTCGTCCGCGGAGCAGCGCAAGGAAGGGCTGCTCGCGGTCCGTCGCGCGCTGCTCGCGATCGTGACGCCGGGGCTCCTGCTCGCGTGGGCGGGCGGCCTCACGATGTTCTTCACCGCGCTCGACGTGTACTCGCGCGCCGGGTGGATGCACGGCAAGCTCACGATCGGCATCGTCGTCGCGGCGCTGCACGGCGTGCTCGTCGCCCGGGTGCGCAAGGGCGCGAGCGGGGAGCGCGAGGTCTCGCAGGGCTTCTTCGGGGGCGTCGCGATGACCATCGTCGTGCTCGCGGCCGTGGTCGTCGCGCTGGTGATCTTTCGCCCGGGATCGTGA
- a CDS encoding DNA internalization-related competence protein ComEC/Rec2 yields the protein MAGGPSGRPGEIIDDFGVLATVRRVTWRARMGALGWTAGGLVLGVVLSAAAGGVDAGWVGAVLALAVGTGLALLARRSDARPRAWVGVALGVLACAAGVGVSQGAGDELVSVGTAEVRGVVEELRARDDRADAIVRVDDARGDVELRRGDRIRVRDRAWSEGTRVEGSFAIAPTAGFRNPSPHPRWPMIDPVRADARAITVSTARELGVRAWIGAARAHVRSALARTLDEPACGVARALILGDLALGDDDEAAVRGAGLAHVLAVSGMHVTLLIGALVWLLGRALSWVPAIAMRVEVARIAAGIGVPLALIYAPLAGGAPSAWRAAITGAIAYALRASGRRADAVAVTAAAVLVFGIVDPATLARPGFLLSIAATAAILAPIGDAEERPLRALVVASVRASLATAPLVIWCFEGLPLMGVIANVIVVPIASAVLLPIAAVHAAIASIAPVLAAPTGAAMDLVARGFLASCEAFAAFPLGRALPPLDIAQGVVLAVACGALLVVRSVRAGVIVIVLGLVAMAGAEVRLRANEQPHGVLRATFLDVGQGDGALIDMPDGSLVLVDAGGVVGPGIDPGEAAIAPTLRARRRDRIDVAVITHPHPDHYGGLAALMEHVEIGELWDTGQSEDELPDGELSAMLATARERGIPVRRPDALCARPRAFGAARVRVVWPCPAFDPGWDPNENSFVIEIAIGARRLLLAGDAEQHSEGVLARSGLLSRVDLLKVAHHGSRTSSTAPFLDVLRPRVAVVSAGRGNQFGHPHADVVERLEGSAQHVVRTDRDGGAIITTDGRAMDVRTWSGRTIRVE from the coding sequence GTGGCGGGCGGACCGTCAGGACGCCCTGGCGAAATCATTGATGATTTCGGCGTACTAGCGACGGTACGGCGTGTGACCTGGCGGGCGCGGATGGGCGCGCTCGGGTGGACGGCAGGAGGGCTGGTGCTCGGCGTGGTGCTGAGCGCGGCGGCAGGTGGGGTCGACGCGGGCTGGGTAGGCGCGGTCCTCGCGCTGGCCGTGGGCACTGGACTGGCGCTCCTGGCGAGGCGCTCGGACGCGCGGCCGCGAGCGTGGGTCGGCGTGGCGCTGGGCGTGCTCGCGTGCGCGGCGGGTGTGGGCGTCTCGCAGGGCGCCGGCGACGAGCTGGTGAGCGTCGGCACGGCCGAGGTGCGCGGGGTCGTCGAAGAGCTGCGGGCGCGCGACGATCGTGCGGACGCGATCGTGCGAGTCGACGACGCGCGCGGCGACGTCGAGCTGCGCCGCGGTGATCGCATCCGGGTGCGCGACCGCGCGTGGAGCGAGGGCACGCGCGTCGAGGGCTCGTTCGCGATCGCGCCGACCGCGGGCTTCCGCAATCCGAGCCCGCATCCGCGCTGGCCGATGATCGATCCGGTGCGCGCCGACGCGCGGGCGATCACCGTGAGCACGGCGCGCGAGCTCGGCGTTCGTGCGTGGATCGGCGCGGCGCGAGCGCACGTGAGGAGCGCGCTCGCACGCACGCTGGACGAGCCGGCGTGTGGCGTCGCGCGGGCGCTGATCCTCGGGGATCTCGCGCTCGGTGACGACGACGAAGCAGCGGTGCGCGGCGCCGGCCTCGCGCACGTGCTCGCGGTGTCGGGCATGCACGTGACGCTCTTGATCGGCGCGCTCGTGTGGCTGCTCGGACGCGCGCTCTCGTGGGTGCCGGCGATCGCGATGCGCGTGGAGGTCGCGCGGATCGCGGCCGGGATCGGCGTGCCGCTCGCGCTCATCTACGCGCCGCTCGCGGGCGGCGCGCCGAGCGCGTGGCGCGCCGCGATCACGGGTGCGATCGCGTACGCGCTGCGCGCGTCGGGACGTCGGGCCGATGCGGTCGCGGTCACGGCGGCGGCGGTGCTGGTGTTCGGGATCGTCGATCCTGCGACGCTCGCGCGCCCTGGGTTCCTGCTGTCGATCGCCGCGACGGCGGCGATCCTCGCGCCGATCGGCGACGCGGAGGAGCGACCGCTGCGCGCGCTGGTGGTCGCGAGCGTGCGCGCGAGCCTCGCGACCGCGCCGCTGGTGATCTGGTGCTTCGAAGGGCTGCCGCTGATGGGCGTGATCGCGAACGTGATCGTGGTGCCCATCGCGAGCGCGGTGCTGCTGCCGATCGCGGCGGTGCACGCGGCGATCGCATCGATCGCGCCGGTGCTCGCCGCGCCGACGGGGGCCGCGATGGATCTCGTCGCGCGTGGGTTCCTCGCGTCGTGCGAGGCGTTCGCCGCGTTCCCGCTCGGTCGCGCGCTACCGCCGCTCGACATCGCGCAGGGTGTGGTGCTCGCGGTTGCGTGCGGCGCGCTGCTCGTCGTGCGGAGCGTGCGCGCAGGCGTGATCGTGATCGTGCTGGGTCTCGTCGCGATGGCAGGCGCCGAGGTCCGGCTGCGCGCGAACGAGCAGCCGCACGGCGTGCTGCGCGCGACGTTCCTCGACGTCGGTCAAGGCGACGGCGCGCTCATCGACATGCCCGACGGCTCGCTCGTGCTCGTCGATGCGGGCGGCGTCGTGGGCCCGGGGATCGATCCGGGCGAAGCGGCGATCGCGCCGACCCTGCGTGCGCGGCGTCGCGATCGGATCGACGTCGCGGTGATCACGCATCCGCATCCCGATCACTACGGCGGGCTCGCTGCGCTGATGGAGCACGTCGAGATCGGAGAGCTCTGGGACACCGGGCAGAGCGAGGACGAGCTGCCCGACGGCGAGCTGTCGGCGATGCTCGCGACGGCGCGCGAGAGAGGGATCCCGGTGCGCAGGCCCGATGCGCTCTGCGCGCGGCCTCGCGCGTTCGGGGCGGCACGCGTGCGTGTGGTCTGGCCCTGCCCTGCGTTCGATCCGGGGTGGGACCCGAACGAGAACTCGTTCGTGATCGAGATCGCGATCGGCGCGCGACGGCTCCTGCTCGCGGGCGACGCCGAGCAACACAGCGAAGGCGTGCTCGCGCGCAGCGGGCTCCTGTCGCGCGTCGATCTGCTCAAGGTCGCGCACCATGGATCGCGCACGTCGAGCACCGCGCCGTTCCTCGACGTGCTGCGCCCGCGCGTGGCCGTCGTGAGCGCGGGGCGAGGCAATCAGTTCGGGCATCCCCACGCCGACGTGGTCGAGCGGCTCGAGGGGAGCGCGCAGCACGTCGTGCGCACCGATCGCGACGGGGGCGCGATCATCACGACGGATGGGCGCGCGATGGACGTTCGGACCTGGTCGGGGAGAACGATCCGCGTCGAGTGA
- a CDS encoding pyruvate, water dikinase regulatory protein, which translates to MDGHQIFVVSDSTGETAERVVRAALLQFPHHRVRVRLFTRVRDRDAVAEVLRKAGEAGAMVVFTLVSPELRESFHEIAQQEKVETVDVIGQLIHKVATYVEASPLNQPSATMPLSEEYFRRVEAIEFAVKSDDGKEPRNLRKADLVLVGVSRTSKTPLSTYLAGRGLRVANVPLVLGVSTPAELEDIPSERVVGLTIGIDQLLEIRKARLVQLGMPADTAYGLREHVRSELEYAESIFSRHPDWMVIDVSGRAIEETATIILESIKDREEKRFQQEMSL; encoded by the coding sequence ATGGACGGCCACCAGATCTTCGTCGTCAGCGACTCCACCGGCGAGACCGCCGAGCGCGTGGTGCGCGCTGCGCTCCTGCAGTTCCCTCATCACCGCGTGCGCGTGCGCCTGTTCACGCGCGTGCGAGATCGCGACGCGGTCGCGGAGGTGCTGCGCAAGGCTGGCGAGGCCGGCGCGATGGTCGTGTTCACGCTCGTGTCGCCCGAGCTGCGCGAGTCGTTCCACGAGATCGCGCAGCAGGAGAAGGTCGAGACGGTCGACGTCATCGGCCAGCTCATCCACAAGGTCGCGACGTACGTCGAGGCGTCGCCGCTGAACCAGCCGTCCGCGACGATGCCGCTCTCCGAGGAGTACTTCCGGCGCGTCGAGGCGATCGAGTTCGCCGTGAAGAGCGACGACGGCAAGGAGCCCCGCAACCTGCGCAAGGCCGATCTGGTGCTCGTCGGCGTCAGCCGCACCAGCAAGACGCCGCTCTCGACGTACCTCGCGGGGCGCGGCCTGCGCGTCGCGAACGTGCCGCTGGTGCTCGGGGTGTCGACGCCCGCGGAGCTCGAGGACATCCCGTCCGAGCGCGTCGTGGGGCTCACGATCGGCATCGATCAGCTGCTCGAGATCCGCAAGGCGCGCCTGGTCCAGCTCGGCATGCCCGCGGACACCGCGTACGGCCTGCGCGAGCACGTGCGCAGCGAGCTCGAGTACGCCGAGAGCATCTTCTCGCGCCATCCCGACTGGATGGTGATCGACGTCAGTGGTCGCGCGATCGAAGAGACCGCGACGATCATCCTCGAGTCGATCAAGGACCGCGAGGAGAAGCGGTTCCAGCAAGAGATGTCGCTCTGA